The Bacillus sp. (in: firmicutes) genome segment CTCGTTATATGAAACGTGGCGGTAAAGTTTGGATAAAGATCTTCCCATCTAAGCCATTTACAGCAAAACCATTAGAAGTACGGATGGGTTCCGGTAAAGGTGCTCCTGAAGGCTGGGTAGCGGTAGTAAAGCCAGGGAAGGTAATGTTTGAAATTGCAGGTGTATCAGAAGAAGTAGCTCGCGAAGCATTACGTCTTGCTGCCCATAAGTTACCTGTTAAATGTAAGTTTGTAAAACGTGAAGATATTGGTGGTGAAACTAATGAAGGCTAATCAAATCCGTGATTTAACCACTGCCGAAGTTGAACAAAAAGTTAAATCTTTAAAAGAAGAATTATTTAACCTTCGATTCCAGCTTGCGACTGGTCAATTAGAAAACACTACTCGTATTCGTGAGGTTCGCAAGGCGATTGCTCGCATGAAGACGATTATTCGTGAAAGAGAACTTGGTGTTAACAATCGATAATCGAGAGGAGGTTAGCGTAAATGAGTGAACGCAACCAACGTAAGGTATATGTAGGTCGTGTTGTATCTGATAAAATGGACAAGACGATTACAGTAGTTGTAGAAACTTACAAAAAACATTCACTATACGGTAAACGTGTTAAATACTCTAAAAAGTATAAAGCTCATGATGAGAACAACCAAGCAAAAATTGGCGATGTTGTAAAAAT includes the following:
- the rplP gene encoding 50S ribosomal protein L16; translation: MLLPKRVKYRREHRGKMRGRAKGGTEVHFGEFGLQSLEASWITNRQIEAARRAMTRYMKRGGKVWIKIFPSKPFTAKPLEVRMGSGKGAPEGWVAVVKPGKVMFEIAGVSEEVAREALRLAAHKLPVKCKFVKREDIGGETNEG
- the rpmC gene encoding 50S ribosomal protein L29, which produces MKANQIRDLTTAEVEQKVKSLKEELFNLRFQLATGQLENTTRIREVRKAIARMKTIIRERELGVNNR
- the rpsQ gene encoding 30S ribosomal protein S17, encoding MSERNQRKVYVGRVVSDKMDKTITVVVETYKKHSLYGKRVKYSKKYKAHDENNQAKIGDVVKIMETRPLSATKRFRLVEVVEEAVII